The window ctgttgggttgacacggatcgagactagaatttgtcactccgtatgacggagaggtatctctgggcccactcggtaatgcatcatcataatgagctcaaatgtgaccaagtgtttggtcacgggatcatgcattacggtacgagtaaagtgacttgccggtaatgagattgaacgaggtattgggataccgacgatcgaatctcgggcaagcaacgtaccgattgacaaagggaattgaatacgggattgattgaatcctcgacatcgtggttcatccaatgagatcatcatggaacatgtgggagctaacatgggtatccagatcctgctgttggttattggccggagagtcgtctcggtcatgtctgtgtgtctcccgaacccgtagggtctacacacttaaggttcggtgacgctagggttgtagagatattagtatgcggtaacccaaaagttgttcggagtcccggatgagatcccggatgtcacgaggagttccgtaatggtccggaggtgaagatttatatataggaagtccagtttcgaccgtcgggaaagtttcggggttaatcggtattgtaccgggaccaccggaagggtctcgggggtccaccgggtggggccacctatcccggagggccccatgggctgaactgggaggggaaccagcccctggtgggctggtgcgccccccatgggccccccctgcgcctagggttggaaaccctaggggtggggggcaccccacctgacttggggggcaagtcccccttggccgccgccccccttggagattggatctcctagggccggcgcccccctaggggtcctatatatagttgggaggagggagggcagccgcacccaagcccttggcacctccctctcccctcgtaacacctctctctcttgttggagcttggcgaagccctgccgagatcaccgctgcttccaccaccacgctgtcgtgctgctggatctccatcaacctctccttccccttgctggatcaagaaggaggagacgtcttcccaaccgtacgtgtgttgaacgcagaggtgccgtccgtttggcgcttggtcattggtgatttggatcacgacgagtacgactccatcaaccccgttctcttgaatgcttccgctcgcgatatacaagggtatgtagatgcactcccctctccctcgttgctaggtgactccatagattgatcttggtgatgcgtagaaaattttaaaattctgctacgttccccaacaattgcaaCGTGGGCGCACATCACGAGCTCCTCCAGGTCTCCTTCCCTTTCCAAATCAGCAGTACCAGGGGGTTGGGTGGCGACGCTATCGCCTCGAGCTCCTACGAACACTCAGAGCACCCCTCGCAACGGTGTGACCATCATGGGCTATGAGGTGCCGGTTCCCGGTCAGGAGCGTGACGGCCGCGGCGCGCTGCTCTCTGAGGTGGTGTTACTTGCACACATGCAACCAGCACGCCGACATGCGGCTGGAGGCGTGTGGCTATGCCCTGCTAGTGCAGGACAGGAGACGAGGTCATGACACAGTGTGCCTCCACACGCTTGAGCCTGCCACTGTGCGTGAGGATCCCCCCAACCGTCAACTCAACTCGAGCATTGTGCCACCTCCGCCGTCGTTGACCTTGAGGAGGCGCGTCACCCTATTGGAGGGGAGCGCATCATCGAGGGCGGCGCCTCCATGCGCTCGAGCCCGTCACCGTCTACCTTGGGGAGGAGCGTCGACGGGGATGGAGCGGGTCGTGTCGCCGGTGGTGGTGCGGGGGCACATCGCCAAGGGTTGTGCAGTGGTGGCGCACGACGGTAGGGTGCGGAGCCTACAACGATGCAGCAGTGTGGGAACTGAATGAGGTGGTGGAAGAATGAGGATCAAGTGGGGAGGAAGTGCAGGTCGATGAGGAGAAGAGTCTGAAAACCGTTAGCACCGAGAGGACGTCCTGGCGAACGACTAAAAATACTGACGTGTCACCAACTTCGTGTTAAGATCCGCGCACGAAGATCGGGCGGTAAAAAAAGTGTTCCTCCCAAATTGCTTACAGTCTGAGGAGTGTCATGCACGTGGGAGCTGAATTAGATTTCCGGTCAAAAACGGACTCCGGCGTTTTGGCTCTCGGGTGCATTTGCTTCCGTATGAACAGCAAAATCAAAAAAGTAgtatttttctttaaaaaaatcttaGATGTTCTTGTTAGTGCCGCAAGCATGCTCTACAATTTTCATGCGAAACAGTCACAATGTTCCGTGGTTAAAAAGCAAATCTGGGTGTAACATGTGTTTAATTTTTTTTTTCGCAGGCCAAAATGCTTAACCTTTTTACATGAAAATATGCATGTAGCATTTGAATGTGACTATGAACACATCAAATTTTTGTTGGGAttttttttaaacatttcaaaATCATTTTAACTTGTGTTGCAATGATAAAAGATGACACTCGATCGCTCAACTCGTTGGATTCAACGGCTTGCGAGGCGGCTGATCTTCCGGTCGACGCGTAGCAGCGCCCTTGCAAATATCATGTAATTTCCCTTGGGTTTTGTTCCTCTATCTGCATCCCTGTCCAGAACTCTGCCCAAGGTGAATTTCTATTTTATCACAATCAAACTCACCGGTCTCATGATAATAATCATCATAAAGTATGAGTAGTCCGTCTCCTAAAGACCTAAACTACGAGTTCGTAAATACAACTTCTTCCGCACTGTATCTGTACATTTCCCCCTTTTGATTCGATTTGATCTCCCTGTTCGTAGCCGCCCACCGCAGAAGAAAAATATCGGCGTTGACGTGAGTTCGAGGGAAAACACCACCGCGTCCGAGTTCCCACCGCTTTTCTACTCCCCCAACACGCCAATCAACGGACCGACCACGACCAGTCTCTCCCGTCTGGTTTCAGTTTAGGACTCCACCTGGGCGCCCCCTCACGAAAATCCTGGACGATTTCGCCTCGCACTTCCTCTCCAAATCCCTCTCCTCCTCCGATCCTGCTCCCCCCCGCAGCAGATTCCCGGCGGCAGCGGCACCCCACCCCAGCCTCCCCCTATACATAGACGGCATCCTCCTCTCCCCGGAGGCGCTATATTTTCCGTGAGCCCATTCTGCCTCGTGCGTGCCTGCGTGTCCTCCGCCCGTGCCACCACCACCATCCGTTGAACGGTTGTTGGGCCGCGCCTTCGGTgccgaggagagagagagggggggagaacgaggggcggcgaggaggagggggaggagggggaggagcaacgGCCTCCGCGCGCCACCGGCGAGAGCGAGCGAGGGGGGAGGAGGGGCGGTTGGTTGGTTGGTTGATCGCTCGGCCGACGATATGATGGCGTTCAGGGGGCAGAGGCCGGCGCAGTCCGAGGAGATGTGCGACGCGGCGGCGGCCGTGGTGGCCGCGCGGCAGGGCATGGAGCAGCCGCTCACGGCCGTGGCCGAGGCCTTCGAGGAGCTGGCGCGCGGGATGGAGGCCGACGGCGGGGAGCTCCGCCTCGCCCCCTTCGGCGACACCTGCGCCCTCGTCTCCGTCCTCTTCAGCTCCCTCGGCATCGCCTTCAAGTTCGCCGAGAGCGAGTACGTCACCAAGGTAAAAACCCAAACCGATCTCCCCTGTTTCCCCCCCTCGGTAATTCGGAGCCCCTCCGGTCGATCTGTTATTCTTGGAGATGAAGTCGTCTCGAGATTCCGCATGGCGATCAGATAGAAAAATCGCATTACCTGCTTCGTTTCCAAGAAACAAAGCTCTGTTTTGTGTTTGACTTTGGTAAAAAATTGTACTCCCGTCCTGCCATGGCATCTCTGCAGCGTCGCTCGCAATTGTTCGAATATTCTTCATACAATTGTTCTCATTGCGATTAGAAAGTAACCACACAAACTTGGGGAAGCTTTTAGGGTTCCCCAACAAGATTGTCTGCAAGAAAGAAATGCGATCGGCGATCGTTTGTATTCTCCTTTTGTTCGGTCACGACCACGACCTGTagcagaaagaaagaaagaaatgtgACCCAACTTGCTCGGGTGAACCGTCCAGGTGAACGACCTCATCGGGGCATCAAAGGAGTACGCCACGCTCAACGACATCCTGGACAAGGACGTGGAGAACGACTCCGTCAAGAAGCAGGGCAGCCATTCCCGGAACCTGCGCCGcgtccgcctcggcctcggcctcatCAAGGCCCTCTTCGAGCAGTTCCTCGCAACCGAGTACGTTTCTCCGCTCACTCACTCATTCATTCGTTCCAGCAGAGCACAAATTTGTCAGCTTGCTCTCCTCCGCTGGCAGCAGCAGCAAATGTAAATGCTTTGTGCAGCAATCAATGGtggttcatcatcagtttgttgCTAATAAAATCATCGTTGATTCCGCCAACATACGGACGGACGACAGCTTACACACTCTCTGGCGTCTGATTTTTCAGGGGCGGCTCGTTGTATGATGCTGCGACGACGGCCTACGGCCAGGTTTGCGCCCCGTTCCATAGCTGGGCGATCCGAAAGGCGGTTGGTGCCGGGATGTACACTCTCCCCAGCAGAGAGCAGTTGATAATGAGGTTGAACGAAACTGGTAAGCAAATGATTTGACATCCATCACCATCAGAGGATACCTACCTCAACTTATATTCAGTGATACTTGATGCTTTCATCAGATGATATGTTGATTGATAGACCAATAACGAAATTCTGTCAAGTAGCTTGACTTGTCTAGGGATATTATTAGTAGACCAATAATGAAATTCTGTCTCTGTGTGCTTGCAGATTGCTCTGTGCAGAAGGAGATGAGGAGATACATTGATGCATCTAGTCCCATTATAGAATACATCGATAACCTGTTCCTCTCCAGGAACATTGTCCTAGATTGGTGAACTGAATCGAGGATCATGCTTGCAGCTCTCCTCACGAGCTGCTAATGATGTCATTGTTTTATTGTTTTTCTCTCGTAGCTTTCTAGCCTTGGTGGGGCGGTGAATGCTCCCCCTTCGCACTGTCTCTTGTACTGTACGATTATATCAAAAATCTAATTCTAAACGAAGAGGCGGTTCTAGTATGATCATGCTGTTCTTATGCTTCCTGAAGAAGAGTAGTTTTTGGTAACAATTGTGCATCCATGTTATGGTTGTCTTGTACTTGTACAAGAGCAAACAAGAGCCTAATTGTTTAGCGGGGTTGTCAAAACGCAAGAACAAAAAAAGAAGTTGGGAATGAAAACCAATATGAATTTCAATTAAAGAGCTTTTGATGCCATAGTCCATAGCAAAAACAACCAGTCATAGTAGGAGCTGGGTTGTGAATTTTCATCGAGAAGTATTCCAAAAGAAAGAACTCTACAAAGAAGATTCTTCATACTAGAAGACGGCGTACTCTCCAAGGCGGTTAAGTCAAAGCAAAAGGTCAACTTACGAATGTTCATTAAAGGAGCACCTTGCTAAGGAGACCAAGGCTTGAATACCATTCTAATCGATTAGTATGTttagagagggggtgaatagactagTGAGCCAAAAATAGACAATTTCTTAAATTTTAGTTTCTTTGTCAACTTTAGGTTTTTCTAATATTCTATCAAGCACCTTACACATGCAATTTTGCTAGAGGATAGGGAACGAAAACAGTAAATACATGCCAATATAATTCTGCTAGagtataagcagcggaaagtaaatgcaTGCAAGTGAAAGTAAACAAGTAGAGTTAGAGATACGCAAACAAGGGTTGGCTCGGTGAAGATTTTTCATGTGGTGGATAGTTGACACTATCTTACATCCATATTGATGGAGGCTTTGACTCAAGAAGGGTCTATGATTATAAGGATCTCGGTTGTGAGATTCCAGGAAGGAACGGTCCACAAAGGATTATCACCAACGAAGGATTCACGAAGGAGCAACCGACCTATTTCACCATGAAGTACGCCCATGAAGGACTGGTCTCACTAGGTTAGATCTTCACTAAGTAGGCGATATTtgagcccttacaaacttcttgggttcttcgtAAGTTTGAAGACTTCCAAACACCTAGCTGATTTAGGAGGTGCGTACCCTTCAAAAGTAACAAGATAGAGATTGCTTGATGATGAATTCCTTACTTTTGTGCTTCAAAGGATAAAATCCTAAACACTCAAACTTTCTCAAGATGGCTTTTGAATTGGATAGGAAAGATAAGAAAGCAAGAGGGGATTAGATCTCAAAGGATTGGTCTGGATGGTTGGAGTAGAAAGCCCTTGAAATCAACATAATTAAGGAGGTCGAGTTCTCTCTCAAAACATATGATGTGAGTGGAGTTTGCTTTGAGTGAACGGGTGGGGGTATAAATAGGAGGGGTCGGAAGTCTAATTGTTACCAACTTTATTACACAGCTCGGAAGCTCCCACGTGAACAAACGAGACAACTTTCTAACGGTTTAGAAGGTCCGACCAAAGATCATTCGTGGGCTCTGAGAGGTACACTTCAGCAATGTCACACACTTTGGTTTTCTCCTCAGAAATTCCGACTGGCATGGCAACAAAAGGTTTCTAGATGCTTTAGTGATTCTGAATTAAACATTTGGAAGCTCTGAATGGAAAGAGTTATGCAACAACTATATCTAGTGAATGGTTTGGTGATTTTGACTGGAAGAGCTCAGAAGCTCCGAAGTGAATGGaactaggtagatatagtggaggaATCTTTGAAGGAATTTCAGGGTTTTGAAGTTTGTCTTTAAGCACATGGAGAACTAAACTCATCACAACATCTTCATCACATTTTGACAGTACCGTCAttgcctatggactcaatgtgctcttggaccactaaaatgacgTCCTTAGACTTGGCCGACACTTGTCTTGATGCAATTTGTAGGGGTCACCTTCTATTCCTTTGTTGCACCCACAAGGAAATTTTCCTGAAATAAATGTGTATGAGGCATTAGTTACTTGAGATATGctaacattaattaccaaaatccacCAATGAAATTAGATGCACTTTCAAAGTCCTATTTTCTAGGACAATGGTAGTGATATTTTGTGTTGGGATTGGACCCCTTCTTGCAAATGCAATTCAAAGAGCACTTGCAAACTTTACTTGCAGACAATCCAGAAATCTCCCAACAACTAGCAAAGACAAATTTCTTCACATGAAAAAAAAACTTCTTAAGCAGGCCTGGAAGCAAAAGCTTTTGGCGTCAAGAGTTCAAACCTTTGCTTGTAGGCTATTAAGGAAAGCTCTCCCCACTGGGCTCATAGTAGGCATATATTGAGTTCATACAAACTAAACTTGTTGTAGGTGTGGCCGGCTTAGATGATATGTTCCTCTTCCTTGGATGTTTTTTTGCTAAAGTAGCCTAGCTTTCTAGCCTTtggtattttaaggtttggtacttttGCATTCAATCATGACAACAGGACAAACATAATTCAATATTTACTGTTTATGAACCACCCATACAACTATGTGAAAACTTGTTTACTTTCTTACGGTGCctttggtgttggaaatatgccctagaggcaataataaattggttattattatatttccttgttcatgataatcgtttattatccatgctagaattgtattgataggaaactcagatacatgtgtggatacatagacaacaccatgtccctagtaagcctctagttgactagctcgttgatcaatagaaggttacggtttcctgaccatgggcattggatgtcattgataacgggatcacatcattaggagaatgatgtgatggacaagacccaatcctaagcctagcacaagatcgtgtagttcgtatgctgaagcttttctaatgtcaagtatcgtttccttagaccatgagattgtgcaactcccggataccgtaggagtgctttgggtgtgccaaacgtcacaacgtaactgggtggctataaaggtacactgcaggtatctccgaaagtgtctgttgggttggcacgaatcgagactgggatttgtcactccgtgtaaacggagaggtatctttgggcccactcggtaggacatcatcataatgtgcacaatgtgatcaaggagttgatcatgggataatgtgttacggaacgagtaaagagacttgccggtaacgagattgaacaaggtatcggataccgacgatcgaatctcgggcaagtatcgtaccgctagacaaagggaattgtatacgggattgatcgaatcctcgacatcgtggttcatccgatgagatcatcgtggaacatgtgggaaccaacatgggtatccagatcccgcagtttgttattgaccggagaacgtctcggtcatgtctgcatggttcccgaacccgtagggtctacacacttaaggttcggtgacgctagggttatagagatattagtatgcggtaacccgaaagttgttcggagt is drawn from Triticum dicoccoides isolate Atlit2015 ecotype Zavitan chromosome 4A, WEW_v2.0, whole genome shotgun sequence and contains these coding sequences:
- the LOC119286905 gene encoding ACD11 homolog protein-like, which encodes MMAFRGQRPAQSEEMCDAAAAVVAARQGMEQPLTAVAEAFEELARGMEADGGELRLAPFGDTCALVSVLFSSLGIAFKFAESEYVTKVNDLIGASKEYATLNDILDKDVENDSVKKQGSHSRNLRRVRLGLGLIKALFEQFLATEGGSLYDAATTAYGQVCAPFHSWAIRKAVGAGMYTLPSREQLIMRLNETDCSVQKEMRRYIDASSPIIEYIDNLFLSRNIVLDW